ATTTTATTTTTAATGAGTAATAACTTTAGTGAAAGTAATTTAAAAATAACTTTCTGGCTCTATCCTTTTTTCTATAATCATGCCGTGCACAATTAAATATATTCCCGTAGCATAGAAAAACATAATTGAAAAATCTTGATAGAGCACATCCGTTTTAAACGTATTTATAATCGTTATGCCTTCAGAAACCATATAACACAAGACACCTGATAACACGAAAAGATAACTCTTTCTATCTACAACCTCTATTCTTAGGTAAGCAAACTGACACAAGAGTAATGATATAAAATAGCTGATAAGTGCAAAAATGAAATAACTCCCTAATCCGTCATGTATATATAAAATCAACAGCGCAGTGTAAACAAATATTACGATGGAAAACGGAATTAAGCGACTAACTTTAAAATCGGATTTATGTGAAAACCGAAAGCAGAGAAATATTTTTGCAAAGGTATAAACTACAAAGCTAGAAACTAACAACACTTGATTTGCCCTA
This genomic interval from Tamlana carrageenivorans contains the following:
- a CDS encoding lysoplasmalogenase family protein; this translates as MLTILKDKKKFALLFFVMLLIDTFVKTNLPWPYRFISKPPTILLIVFYYYYNYSPSENRNFFWVMLALCSFFIADLLIINRANQVLLVSSFVVYTFAKIFLCFRFSHKSDFKVSRLIPFSIVIFVYTALLILYIHDGLGSYFIFALISYFISLLLCQFAYLRIEVVDRKSYLFVLSGVLCYMVSEGITIINTFKTDVLYQDFSIMFFYATGIYLIVHGMIIEKRIEPESYF